The Cohnella abietis genome has a segment encoding these proteins:
- the tkt gene encoding transketolase, which yields MTVSTNAIDQLSVTTIRTLSIDAIEKAKSGHPGMPMGAAPMGYQLFAKTMKHNPSRPQWIDRDRFVLSAGHGSMLLYSLLHLSGYDLPLEELKNFRQWGSLTPGHPEFGHTAGVDATTGPLGQGIAMAVGMALAEAQLAATYNRDNYNVINHFTYSICGDGDLMEGISSEAASMAGHMKLGKLVVLYDSNDISLDGELNLSFSENAGKRFEAYGWQYIRVEDGNDLGALANAIAEAQSDLSKPTLIEVKTVIGFGSPNKGGKGGHAGPHGSPLGAEETKLTKSFYEWPHEEFHVPEEVRAHFAEVKQAGEQANAAWDTLFEQYKAAHPELAAQFEAALARELPSGWDADLPVYTTEDKPLSTRVASGNALNGLAKNVPYLVGGSADLESSTMTHLKDLSLFKPGSYDGRNIYFGVREFGMAAAMNGIMLHGGLKVYGGTFFVFTDYLRPAVRLAAIMGLPVVYVLTHDSIAVGEDGPTHEPIEQLASIRIIPGLTVIRPADGNETSAAWAYALQNNDNPVALVLTRQNLPILEGTATARETISKGGYIVSEAANGQPQGILIATGSEVQLAVASQKALAEQGVHVRVVSLPSFDLFEKQDASYKESVLPKSIKARLAIEMAHPFGWERYVGDNGAIIGISTFGASAPGDRVIKEYGFTVENVVAQFTKLL from the coding sequence ATGACTGTTAGCACTAACGCAATTGACCAATTATCCGTAACGACAATACGTACGCTTTCTATCGATGCCATCGAGAAGGCAAAATCAGGTCATCCCGGTATGCCGATGGGCGCTGCACCGATGGGGTACCAATTATTTGCGAAAACAATGAAGCATAATCCATCACGTCCACAGTGGATTGACCGTGACCGTTTCGTTCTATCTGCAGGACATGGTTCCATGCTATTGTACTCGTTGCTTCACCTAAGCGGCTACGATCTTCCATTAGAAGAGCTCAAAAACTTCCGTCAATGGGGTTCTTTAACTCCAGGACATCCAGAATTCGGACATACGGCTGGTGTTGATGCGACTACAGGTCCATTGGGCCAAGGTATTGCAATGGCTGTTGGTATGGCATTAGCTGAGGCACAACTGGCTGCTACTTATAACCGTGATAACTATAATGTTATTAACCATTTTACTTACTCCATCTGTGGAGACGGCGATTTGATGGAGGGTATTTCTTCCGAGGCCGCTTCAATGGCTGGTCATATGAAGCTCGGCAAGCTGGTTGTTCTTTACGATTCCAATGATATCTCTTTGGACGGCGAATTAAATCTTTCCTTCTCTGAGAATGCTGGCAAACGCTTTGAAGCTTATGGCTGGCAGTATATTCGCGTTGAAGATGGCAACGATCTTGGCGCATTGGCGAATGCAATTGCAGAGGCGCAATCGGATCTTAGCAAACCAACACTAATTGAAGTGAAAACAGTAATTGGCTTCGGCTCCCCGAACAAAGGCGGCAAAGGCGGTCACGCTGGACCTCACGGATCTCCGCTTGGAGCAGAAGAAACCAAGTTAACGAAAAGCTTCTATGAATGGCCGCACGAGGAGTTCCATGTTCCAGAAGAAGTTCGCGCTCATTTCGCTGAAGTTAAACAAGCAGGCGAGCAAGCGAACGCGGCATGGGATACTCTGTTTGAACAATATAAAGCAGCTCATCCGGAGCTGGCTGCTCAATTCGAAGCTGCACTTGCTCGCGAATTGCCAAGCGGATGGGATGCAGACCTACCTGTTTATACGACAGAAGACAAACCGCTTTCCACTCGTGTTGCTTCGGGTAATGCGCTGAATGGTTTAGCGAAAAATGTTCCTTATCTTGTGGGCGGATCTGCTGACTTGGAAAGCTCCACAATGACTCATCTGAAGGATCTGTCTCTGTTCAAGCCGGGCAGCTACGACGGACGCAATATCTATTTCGGAGTACGTGAATTCGGAATGGCAGCTGCGATGAACGGAATTATGCTTCATGGCGGGTTGAAAGTATATGGAGGAACGTTCTTCGTATTCACAGATTACCTTCGTCCTGCAGTTCGTTTGGCTGCGATTATGGGTCTTCCGGTTGTATACGTCTTGACACATGATAGCATCGCGGTCGGTGAAGATGGCCCTACACATGAGCCGATCGAGCAACTGGCTTCAATCCGTATTATCCCAGGCTTGACAGTCATTCGTCCTGCTGACGGCAATGAAACATCTGCTGCATGGGCTTACGCGCTGCAAAACAACGATAATCCAGTAGCTTTGGTGCTTACACGCCAAAACCTACCGATTCTCGAAGGAACAGCTACTGCTCGTGAGACAATCTCTAAAGGCGGTTATATCGTATCCGAAGCAGCTAATGGACAGCCACAAGGTATCCTGATCGCAACGGGCTCGGAAGTACAGCTTGCTGTTGCTTCCCAGAAAGCATTAGCAGAGCAAGGCGTTCACGTTCGCGTCGTTAGCTTGCCAAGCTTTGATCTATTCGAGAAGCAAGATGCTAGCTACAAGGAAAGCGTCCTGCCTAAATCCATTAAAGCACGTCTAGCTATCGAGATGGCTCATCCATTCGGATGGGAGCGTTATGTTGGAGACAACGGCGCTATCATCGGTATCTCTACTTTCGGAGCTTCTGCGCCGGGCGATCGTGTTATTAAAGAATATGGCTTTACGGTTGAGAATGTTGTAGCTCAATTCACAAAATTACTGTAA
- the ppnP gene encoding pyrimidine/purine nucleoside phosphorylase, with the protein MPQFNNVSVVKKANVYFDGKVTSRAVILEDGTKITLGIMLPGEYEFGTAQKEIMDIQAGELSVLLPGNEEWLVITEPTKFEVPANSSFKLQIKTVTDYICSYLD; encoded by the coding sequence ATGCCACAATTCAACAATGTTTCTGTAGTTAAGAAAGCCAACGTGTACTTCGATGGCAAAGTAACAAGTCGTGCGGTTATCCTCGAAGACGGAACTAAGATCACTCTTGGAATTATGCTTCCAGGTGAATATGAGTTTGGTACTGCGCAAAAGGAAATAATGGATATTCAAGCTGGAGAGCTTTCCGTGCTGCTTCCAGGCAATGAGGAATGGCTCGTAATTACAGAGCCGACTAAGTTCGAAGTGCCAGCTAACTCCAGCTTCAAGCTGCAGATTAAGACGGTAACCGACTATATTTGCTCCTATCTCGACTAA
- a CDS encoding PilZ domain-containing protein, giving the protein MGKKIGDTATATAPVNDEKKVDERRKKVRLPLDIPLMMSIYQWEGDGAFTGQSVNGYLRDLSEDGIQIESDFPLERDMFIVIHFIQKSELPPMTAKIIRIERNNGSFKYGCMLTALPLYQRIQLQEYIASQS; this is encoded by the coding sequence ATTGGCAAAAAAATCGGGGATACAGCTACTGCTACTGCACCTGTTAACGATGAGAAAAAGGTAGACGAAAGAAGAAAAAAAGTACGGCTGCCGCTAGATATCCCTCTTATGATGTCCATCTATCAATGGGAAGGAGATGGAGCGTTCACCGGCCAATCCGTTAATGGCTACTTACGTGACTTATCCGAGGATGGAATACAAATTGAATCGGACTTCCCACTTGAAAGAGATATGTTCATCGTTATCCACTTCATTCAGAAGTCGGAGCTGCCTCCAATGACTGCTAAGATTATCCGCATCGAACGAAATAATGGCTCCTTCAAATACGGCTGCATGTTAACGGCTCTGCCTCTCTATCAGCGTATTCAGCTGCAGGAGTACATTGCTAGCCAGTCTTGA
- a CDS encoding glucose-6-phosphate isomerase: MSKDIKFDYSKALQFVGQHEIDYLAPAVKLAHEQLHNGTGAGSDYLGWINLPFDYDKEEFARIQKSAKQIQSDSEALVVIGIGGSYLGARAAIEFLQHSFYNTLSKEQRKTPQIFYAGNNISSTYVTHLLQALEGKDWSINVISKSGTTTEPAIAFRIFREALEKKYGKEEARKRIYATTDKARGALKVLATEEGYETFVIPDDVGGRYSVLTAVGLLPIAAAGINIEEILRGAQDAATKLNNPNLKENHAYQYAAVRNALYRKGKSVEILVNYEPGLHFVSEWWKQLYGESEGKDFKGIFPAAVDFSTDLHSMGQFIQEGNRIIFETVLQVGESAEQITIESTKDDLDGLNFLSGQTLDFVNKKAFLGTLLAHTDGNVPNLIVNLPDSSPYTFGYLVYFFEIACGVSGYLLGVDPFDQPGVEAYKKNMFALLGKPGFEEQKKALEARL; the protein is encoded by the coding sequence GTGAGTAAAGATATTAAATTCGATTATTCCAAGGCGCTACAATTTGTAGGGCAGCATGAGATTGATTACCTGGCACCAGCAGTTAAGCTGGCGCATGAGCAATTACATAATGGAACTGGGGCGGGCTCTGATTATCTAGGCTGGATTAACCTTCCCTTCGATTACGATAAGGAAGAATTCGCACGTATTCAGAAATCTGCAAAGCAAATTCAATCCGACTCCGAGGCGCTTGTAGTCATTGGAATAGGCGGCTCCTATCTCGGAGCTCGTGCAGCAATTGAGTTCCTGCAGCATTCCTTCTACAACACACTGTCGAAGGAGCAACGCAAGACTCCACAAATCTTTTACGCAGGAAACAATATCAGCTCCACTTATGTAACTCACCTTCTTCAAGCCCTTGAAGGTAAGGACTGGTCCATCAATGTTATCTCGAAATCGGGAACAACTACGGAGCCGGCTATTGCTTTCCGTATTTTCCGCGAAGCGCTCGAGAAGAAATATGGCAAGGAAGAAGCTCGCAAACGTATCTATGCAACAACGGACAAAGCTCGTGGTGCATTAAAGGTGCTGGCTACTGAGGAAGGCTATGAAACATTTGTAATTCCAGACGATGTTGGCGGACGTTACTCTGTTCTGACAGCAGTTGGACTATTGCCAATAGCTGCTGCAGGCATCAATATCGAAGAGATCTTGAGGGGTGCTCAAGATGCGGCAACGAAATTAAACAACCCTAATTTGAAGGAAAACCATGCATACCAATACGCTGCTGTGCGTAACGCGTTGTATCGTAAAGGTAAATCGGTTGAAATTCTTGTTAACTACGAGCCGGGACTACACTTCGTATCGGAGTGGTGGAAGCAGCTTTACGGCGAGAGCGAAGGCAAGGACTTCAAAGGAATTTTCCCAGCAGCGGTTGATTTCTCCACGGATCTCCATTCCATGGGACAATTCATTCAAGAAGGTAACCGTATTATTTTCGAAACTGTATTGCAGGTTGGTGAGTCAGCCGAGCAAATTACCATTGAGAGCACCAAGGACGACCTTGACGGTCTGAACTTCCTGTCTGGTCAAACGTTGGATTTCGTTAACAAGAAGGCATTCCTTGGAACTCTTCTTGCACATACCGATGGCAATGTACCGAATCTGATTGTGAACCTGCCGGATTCGAGTCCATATACATTCGGATACTTGGTTTATTTCTTCGAAATCGCGTGTGGCGTAAGCGGATATCTGCTTGGCGTTGATCCTTTTGATCAACCAGGAGTAGAAGCGTACAAGAAGAATATGTTCGCGTTGCTTGGCAAACCAGGCTTTGAGGAACAGAAGAAAGCTCTGGAAGCACGGTTGTAG
- a CDS encoding helix-turn-helix domain-containing protein, whose protein sequence is MNEEVSQKAVSPTPIYHLTEIDYMKFAPHQQLRAQKNENYQLIVFISGEGRLILDQLGHPLERGKCFIVEPGTSVSIEAGKKGLEWYQLTFEVLHIGKLRSSSEEFQSRTSFPCVGEVECVPFSRCLEWVEGLYDYYQSETSDELGLFDQHIRFQELLRYIFRNNLSSSLVENSRQIVEATIEQLQRDYSDIWTVERMAETANIGRWQYTRLFKEITGQVPLQYLSDIRIKQAKHLLQATDDRLFDIAQNIGFGNEFYFNRRFKQTVGLSPGQYRRHYREEIRVFAPFMEDYLLALGVTPVLQASLSEWGTQSYLGLDHIPAVVLSNKPQAPLTCKTDFIMVEHGFPEKWNCDLFEKQVPIYRMPDIGESWQETLRTVADLIGIGTSIKVTEVIDNYERKAELARKKLNAIRNQTVAFLRISAESIILYAGPDKGYTGPILYKDLELTPHPLVKQLTNGERRAELAPELLAQLDADHLFVTFELPEHTKKKLFATSVWQSLPAVIHNHVYEVDFLSWMNYGILSHGKKIDDVLRVLA, encoded by the coding sequence ATGAATGAAGAAGTATCGCAAAAGGCTGTTTCTCCTACCCCGATCTATCATTTAACCGAGATTGATTATATGAAATTTGCACCTCATCAGCAGCTTAGAGCGCAGAAGAATGAAAACTATCAATTGATAGTTTTCATATCTGGTGAAGGGCGACTCATCCTAGACCAACTAGGCCACCCACTAGAGCGAGGCAAATGCTTTATCGTCGAACCAGGAACATCGGTCTCAATCGAAGCGGGCAAGAAAGGTCTTGAATGGTATCAATTAACATTCGAGGTGCTGCATATCGGAAAGCTCAGATCATCTTCTGAGGAATTTCAGTCGCGTACATCATTTCCTTGCGTTGGAGAAGTCGAATGTGTTCCTTTTTCCCGCTGCCTAGAATGGGTTGAAGGACTTTATGATTATTACCAATCAGAAACGAGCGATGAGTTAGGCTTGTTTGATCAGCATATACGTTTTCAAGAGCTGCTTCGTTATATATTTCGGAATAACCTCTCGAGTTCCCTTGTTGAAAATAGTCGTCAAATCGTGGAGGCGACGATCGAGCAGCTACAGCGAGATTATAGCGACATATGGACGGTGGAGCGGATGGCGGAAACTGCCAACATCGGCCGCTGGCAATACACACGTTTATTTAAGGAAATAACAGGTCAAGTTCCGCTGCAGTACTTATCAGATATCCGAATCAAGCAGGCTAAGCATCTTTTGCAAGCAACAGACGACCGATTGTTCGATATCGCCCAGAATATCGGATTCGGCAACGAGTTTTATTTTAATCGCCGTTTCAAACAAACTGTCGGACTCTCACCGGGTCAGTATCGTCGTCATTACCGTGAGGAAATCCGTGTATTTGCCCCTTTTATGGAGGATTATCTCTTGGCTCTCGGCGTAACTCCAGTCCTTCAAGCCTCTCTCTCTGAGTGGGGGACACAATCCTATCTAGGACTCGATCATATTCCTGCTGTCGTACTGTCCAATAAACCTCAAGCCCCTTTAACTTGTAAAACGGATTTTATTATGGTCGAGCATGGTTTTCCTGAAAAATGGAATTGCGATCTCTTCGAGAAGCAGGTTCCCATATACAGGATGCCCGATATCGGCGAGAGCTGGCAGGAAACCTTGCGAACGGTTGCGGATCTGATCGGAATAGGTACGAGCATCAAAGTAACTGAGGTTATTGATAATTATGAACGTAAAGCAGAGTTAGCTCGAAAAAAGCTTAATGCCATTCGAAATCAAACCGTTGCTTTTCTGAGGATAAGCGCGGAGTCCATTATTTTATATGCCGGTCCGGACAAGGGCTACACGGGTCCAATTCTATACAAGGATCTGGAATTGACGCCACATCCACTCGTTAAGCAATTAACGAACGGCGAAAGAAGAGCTGAGTTAGCTCCAGAATTGCTCGCCCAATTGGATGCTGATCACTTGTTTGTGACCTTCGAATTACCCGAGCATACGAAAAAGAAGCTGTTTGCCACTTCTGTTTGGCAGTCGCTTCCTGCTGTTATTCATAACCACGTTTATGAGGTCGATTTTCTCAGTTGGATGAATTATGGGATCCTCTCCCACGGCAAAAAAATTGATGACGTGTTGCGCGTGCTTGCTTAA
- a CDS encoding ABC transporter substrate-binding protein, whose product MERLEGSRNIILKGLITLLIVITALAGCSKAQDEKPAAEPTNQGDVSNTETNTENKESEQPSTVETRIVTDQFGDVEIPVKPKRIAAIYLEDYLVALGVEPVVQWYHPTWGKQDYLNLSVPQFDITGDIEALLASEPDLIISDGYADAAKYEKYSKVAPTYRLTDDIQNGSTTEILSKIADIIGMPEKAEELLKDYDQKIADMKTKLQAKIGNETVAVLRLNVGERDINLLGIKNRFVGSILYKELGLTPPKLVADMDKFIDTISMEKLPELGADHIIILTSNGAWSSPENEEAVSGLMDSPIWKSIPAVKNGHVYQVDRTYWQTGAFSANLLKLKDLEKYLLK is encoded by the coding sequence ATGGAAAGACTAGAAGGATCACGCAACATTATTCTGAAGGGATTAATTACTCTTCTAATTGTCATTACGGCGCTCGCGGGATGCAGCAAAGCTCAAGATGAGAAGCCAGCTGCAGAACCGACGAATCAAGGGGATGTAAGTAACACAGAAACAAACACGGAAAATAAAGAGAGCGAACAGCCTAGCACAGTTGAAACGCGAATCGTTACGGATCAATTTGGAGATGTAGAGATTCCGGTCAAACCGAAGCGTATAGCTGCTATTTATCTTGAGGATTATCTTGTAGCTCTAGGCGTTGAACCGGTAGTACAGTGGTATCATCCAACCTGGGGAAAACAAGATTATCTTAATCTAAGCGTTCCTCAATTTGATATTACAGGTGATATTGAAGCGCTACTTGCATCAGAACCCGATCTTATTATATCTGATGGCTACGCAGATGCGGCCAAATACGAGAAGTATTCTAAGGTAGCTCCAACTTACCGATTGACTGACGATATTCAGAATGGCAGCACAACAGAAATCCTAAGCAAAATTGCGGATATTATCGGTATGCCCGAAAAAGCAGAGGAATTGCTGAAGGACTACGATCAGAAAATTGCAGATATGAAAACCAAGCTGCAAGCAAAAATCGGGAACGAAACCGTTGCCGTTCTACGACTTAATGTAGGTGAGCGAGATATCAACTTACTAGGTATCAAAAACAGATTTGTAGGATCTATTTTATACAAGGAACTGGGTTTGACTCCGCCGAAGCTAGTTGCTGACATGGACAAGTTTATTGATACCATATCCATGGAGAAGCTACCTGAGCTTGGTGCGGATCATATCATTATTCTAACTTCCAATGGCGCATGGTCATCACCTGAGAATGAAGAGGCTGTCAGTGGTTTAATGGATAGTCCAATTTGGAAAAGCATTCCTGCAGTTAAGAACGGTCATGTGTATCAAGTGGACCGCACTTACTGGCAAACTGGGGCTTTCTCGGCCAACCTCCTCAAGCTGAAAGACTTGGAAAAGTATCTGCTAAAATAA
- a CDS encoding tyrosine-protein phosphatase — protein MIDLHSHLLPGLDDGPKTLQESLFLAHSAAKEGIEIIYATPHHLRAPFDNGRDKVIEAVVQFNIHLRKAGIPLQVRAGQEIRVCPELIQEAYSGQLLPLEGTSYVLLELPSSSIPDFLEDTLHELAVLGWTPILAHPERNREIADNPELLRPLVESGALCQITSHSLTGVFGTRTELAALNICRKGLAHFIASDAHDAVKRPFQLRAAYEKVEKRLGTSWKSTYIENARKLAAGQQIDNISPIARSMSMSKLFGWMARAK, from the coding sequence TTGATCGATTTACACAGTCACCTATTGCCTGGGTTGGATGATGGACCAAAGACGCTTCAGGAATCGCTATTCCTGGCACATTCCGCAGCAAAGGAGGGAATTGAAATCATATATGCAACGCCTCATCACCTTCGAGCTCCATTCGATAATGGGCGGGATAAAGTCATTGAGGCGGTCGTCCAATTTAATATACATCTTCGCAAAGCCGGAATCCCTCTGCAGGTCCGCGCTGGTCAGGAAATTCGCGTATGCCCCGAGCTTATTCAAGAGGCTTACTCGGGACAGCTTCTTCCGTTGGAAGGCACATCTTATGTTTTACTAGAGCTTCCTTCGTCGAGCATCCCTGATTTTCTAGAGGATACATTGCATGAGCTAGCCGTATTAGGTTGGACACCTATACTGGCTCATCCCGAAAGAAACCGTGAAATTGCCGATAATCCAGAGCTTCTTCGCCCGTTGGTCGAATCGGGAGCATTATGCCAAATCACCTCTCATTCGCTTACAGGTGTATTTGGAACACGGACGGAATTGGCTGCTTTGAATATATGCAGAAAAGGTTTGGCTCATTTTATCGCTTCGGATGCTCATGATGCTGTGAAGAGACCCTTTCAGCTTAGAGCGGCTTATGAGAAGGTCGAGAAAAGGTTAGGGACAAGCTGGAAAAGCACTTATATCGAAAATGCAAGAAAACTAGCTGCTGGACAACAGATTGACAACATATCACCTATAGCAAGGTCGATGTCTATGTCCAAGCTGTTTGGTTGGATGGCACGGGCAAAGTAG